One genomic region from Electrophorus electricus isolate fEleEle1 chromosome 25, fEleEle1.pri, whole genome shotgun sequence encodes:
- the efnb2a gene encoding ephrin-B2a produces the protein MGESLWRYYFSVLVIACKVNLSRAIIMESIYWNTTNTKFVPGQGLILYPQIGDKMDIVCPRVEGGSMDGVEYYKLYMVPRDQLDTCTVTKADTPLLNCVKPDQDVKFTLKFQEFSPNLWGLEFFRGKDYYIISTSNGTMEGLENQDGGVCKTKSMKIVMKVGQSPSDPVLPKDYPTRHPPKHLDPGKDTKSNEVLDKPGASHREGETGEGGGSGGGTGGGGGKSSSVIGSEVALFAGIASASVIVVVVIVMLVVLLLKYRRRHHKHSPQHATTLSLSTLATPKRGGAGGNNNGSEPSDIIIPLRTADSVFCPHYEKVSGDYGHPVYIVQEMPPQSPANIYYKV, from the exons ATGGGGGAATCGCTGTGGAGATATTACTTTAGTGTTTTGGTTATCGCGTGCAAGGTGAACCTGTCCCGCGCGATTATTATGGAGTCCATCTACTGGAACACAACAAATACCAA GTTTGTACCAGGTCAAGGTTTAATACTCTACCCTCAAATTGGGGACAAAATGGACATTGTGTGTCCGCGTGTGGAGGGGGGCTCGATGGATGGCGTGGAGTACTACAAACTCTACATGGTTCCTCGTGACCAGCTGGACACTTGCACCGTCACAAAGGCGGACACGCCTCTCCTCAACTGTGTTAAGCCTGACCAGGACGTCAAATTCACCCTCAAGTTCCAGGAGTTCAGTCCCAACCTCTGGGGCCTGGAGTTCTTCAGAGGCAAAGACTACTACATCATCT CAACATCTAATGGCACGATGGAAGGCTTGGAGAATCAGGACGGAGGGGTGTGTAAAACGAAGTCCATGAAAATCGTCATGAAGGTTGGACAGA GCCCATCTGACCCGGTTCTGCCTAAAGACTACCCGACCCGACACCCTCCTAAGCATTTAGACCCAGGCAAGGACACCAAATCCAACGAAGTTCTCGACAAGCCAG GGGCGTCGCACCGCGAGGGCGAGACAGGTGAAGGGGGCGGCTCGGGAGGCGGCACAGGAGGCGGCGGCGGCAAGTCGTCGTCCGTGATTGGCTCAGAGGTCGCGCTGTTCGCCGGCATCGCTTCGGCCAGCGTCATCGTCGTGGTGGTCATCGTCATGCTGGTGGTCCTGCTGCTGAAGTACCGGCGGCGCCACCACAAGCACTCGCCGCAGCACGCCACCACGCTGTCACTCAGCACCCTGGCCACGCCCAAGAGGGGCGGGGCAGGAGGCAACAACAACGGCTCCGAgcccagtgacatcatcatccCGCTGAGGACTGCCGACAGCGTCTTCTGCCCGCACTACGAGAAGGTGAGCGGCGATTATGGGCACCCTGTCTACATCGTGCAGGAGATGCCTCCACAGAGCCCCGCCAACATCTACTACAAAGTGTGA